One window from the genome of Cucumis melo cultivar AY chromosome 12, USDA_Cmelo_AY_1.0, whole genome shotgun sequence encodes:
- the LOC107991890 gene encoding protein PELPK1-like: MASDKSFLILVLVFITLSSTTIKGSEAGRHLQQSLPSVPSISSPLLPNIPPVTIPNVPLLPSIPFVPNTPPVTIPNIPIPNVPSLLSIPLVPNIPSVTIPNVPSLPSIPLIPNIPPVTFPDVPIPDIPLLPSIPLVSNIPPVTFPDVPSLPSIPLVSNIPPVTIPNVPSILSTDFPPLPNIPVIPSIPSTP, encoded by the coding sequence ATGGCTTCCGATAAAAGCTTCTTAATCCTTGTTCTTGTATTTATAACTCTATCATCAACAACCATCAAAGGGAGTGAAGCAGGACGTCATCTCCAACAATCATTGCCTTCTGTTCCATCAATCAGTTCACCTCTCCTCCCTAACATTCCACCGGTTACTATCCCAAACGTTCCTTTATTGCCTTCGATTCCATTCGTGCCTAATACTCCACCTGTTACTATTCCAAACATTCCTATCCCGAACGTTCCTTCTTTGCTTTCGATTCCACTCGTCCCTAATATTCCATCCGTTACTATCCCGAACGTTCCTTCATTACCTTCGATTCCACTCATCCCTAATATTCCACCTGTTACTTTCCCGGACGTTCCTATCCCAGACATTCCTTTATTGCCTTCAATTCCACTTGTCTCTAATATTCCACCCGTTACTTTCCCGGACGTTCCTTCATTGCCTTCGATTCCACTTGTCTCTAATATTCCACCTGTTACTATCCCCAACGTTCCTTCTATTCTATCCACCGATTTTCCTCCCCTTCCTAATATTCCAGTTATCCCGAGCATTCCTTCCACTCCCTAG